In Lonchura striata isolate bLonStr1 chromosome 3, bLonStr1.mat, whole genome shotgun sequence, the sequence tgaaaaaatttttcctaatatccagcctaaaccttccctgattCTTAGTGCCTGCTTCAGGACACTGACAGGGCTTAGCCCTGATCCTCAGCTGGACTGGGACACTCCCAGGCCATTCCCacccctgggctggctctgtgtcccagctgtgctgtccctgcccagccctcacAGCCTCTGTCCTGTCGGAGCAGTGTGACCCCCCTGCATAATTTATTCAGCCTTCTGCACCTCCATGGTGCAGAAGGCtgaataaattgcttttatgAAGCTAAATTATATTACAGTAATACTATACTAGAACTGTAACATACTAAGAAGATTCTAAAGAAAAACCCGTGGCTGTCTCCAGACCAGCTTTGACCCAACTGGGCAATCAGTCCAAACCATCACCAGTGCCCAATTAACAAATCACTCTTGGGTAAAcgatctccataacacattccacatgtgccaaaAAACAGGAACAGCAAAGAGAGATAAGaatggttttcttctttctctgagctttctcactgtgtctgtcctagtttagggcaaatttggggaaaaccctctgggaggagcccccagaaaacagacccccacagcccctccccacccacctggttcgggaaaaaattttctctgagagaagtggaaaagaacctgtttatttaacaaataaagcactccccagcacaaaaaaaaaaaaaaaaaaaaaaaaattactaacaccagatgacaacaaaactctttcaccactctgaagagatgaacaaatccagaaagtctctcctgggagtggtcactagggattgctctgggcactggggatggctgctgcagatcacaaaatgCAGGCTCTGGGTGTTCCTCGGTGtttccaggtcccagtccagagcaggttggatggtattcaggaaaaggaaaagaaagggaaaggaaaggaaaggaaaggaaaggaaaggaaaggaaaggaaaggaaaggaaaggaaaggaaaggaaaggaaaggaaaggaaaggaaaggaaaggaaaggaaaggaaaggaaaggaaaggaaaggaaaggaaaggaaggaaaggaaagaggaaggggaaagggaaaggaaaggaaaggaaaggaaaggaaaggaaaggaaaggaaaggaaaggaaaggaaaggaaaggaaaggaaaggaaagaggaaggggaaagggaaaggaaaggaaaaagtccAGAGACAGAATTGCACTGCTTAGCTGAACTAactaggaagcaaaggcaaaagcagaagcaagcaaagctagcaaaggcaaaagcaagcaagcaagcaagccaaaagcaagccagccagcaccagcctcttctagacagcagacagGGGGGAGGTGAACTggctgataacaagacaaaacaaaccttcactttcagagtcagttctgaaagcttCTGCTttcagaacagaatatcaaacatacaCAGAACACCCGActggggatacaaacaccataatgtCACCCTAGGACAGCGTCTCAcagcttcccaggaaaaatcctgggGGGAAAGAATGGTGTCCCTCTCTgttcagagaatgtgaatgccCACAtctgtcccacagctgctccgACGAGGACATCCAGATGCGCCTGGTGACACGCTTTGTCAACGAGGCAGCCATGTGCCTGCAGGAGGGCATCCTCAGCAACCCCGTGGAGGGGGACATCGGGGCTGTGTTCGGCCTGGGCTTCCCACCCTGCCTGGGAGGTgagtgctctgtgctgggatttGGGCTCCAAAGCTCCCCGTGGGCTGCAGCCCTGTGGGAAACGGCCcacaaggccaggttggagctgcagcctgaggaaatggcctcaggctgCATCAGGGAGGGTGTAGTTTGGATTTTGGGAATAATTCCAggctgtccagccctggcacagctgtgcagagcagggctggactCCCCATGCctgcagggatttaaaagccctgtgcatgtggcacttggggacatgggtaaGTGGTGCTGCATCAGGGAGGGTGCAGTTTGGATATTGGGAATAATtccaggtgcccagccctggcacagctctgcagagcagggctggactCCCCATGCTTCCTGTGCctgcagggatttaaaagccctgtgcatgtggcacttggggacatgggttagtgATAGTCTCAGCAATGCTGGGGAATGTTTGGACTCCATAGTCTCAAAGGGCTTTTCCACCCTAAATAATTCCATgactctgcagagcagggctggactCCCCATGCctgcagggatttaaaagccctgtgcatgtggcacttggggacatgggtaaGTGGTGCTGCATCAGGGAGGGTGCAGTTTGGATATTGGGAATAATTCCAggctgtccagccctggcacagctctgcagagcagggctggactCCCCATGCTTCCTGTGCctgcagggatttaaaagccctgtgcatgtggcacttggggatgtgGGTTAGTGGTAgtctcagcactgctggggaaTGTTTGGACTCAATAGTCTCAAAGGGCTTTTCCACCCTAAATAATTCCATGactctgctgctgtctcttgACACTGCTGCTGGAGTTTACCAAGGGCTCTTAGACCCAAGGTGGTGCTTCTTTCCCTCCTTGAGCCATGTTCAGACTGAGGGAGCAGCCCCAAGGGACTTCTTACAagtcctgcagggacaggacaatggggaatggcttcccatgATTGGACAggagattgggaattaggaattgttccctggcagggcagggaggcccagagcagctgtggctgcccctgcatccctggcagtgcccaaggccaagctggacagggcttggagcagcctgggacagtgggaggtggtGAGActtggcaggggtggcactggatgggctttgaggccCCATCCCACCAAAACCATCCATGATTCCATGGATTATCCGTGTCCCAGCTTGTCCCCAGCCCTCGAGTGCCTCTGCCCAGCTCAGGTGAGCAGGGAGTAGAGTTCCTGAGGGGGGTCTCTTGTGCAGAAGGATGAATGGGACAAAGCCATTGCTTCTGGGTGCTGGGAACCTTCCAGGCGTCTTGGTGCTGCTTCTTCCCcatcctgctgtgtccccatccccgctGTGTCCtcgtccctgtgtccccgtcccagcagtgtccccgtcccagcagtgtccccatccccaccgtgtccctgtcccttccgtgtccctgtccccgccgtgtccccgtccccacCATGTCCCTatccccgccgtgtccccatcccagcagTATCCCTGTCCCCACCGTGTCTCTGTCACAGCTGTGTCCTCATCCCcaccatgtccctgtccccatgtctctgtcccagctgtgttccTGTCCCCgccatgtccccatcccagcgGTGTCTCCGTCCCACCGTGTCCCTGTCACttctgtgtccccatcccagcagTATCCCTGTCCCcgccgtgtccctgtccccaccatgTCCCCGTCCCagcggtgtccctgtccccaccatgtccccatccctgccgtgtccctgtccccaccgtgtccccatccccgccatgtccccatccccgccgtgtccgtgtccccgtcccagcagtccccatctccaccatgtccctgtccctgtgtctctgTCCCCACCGTATCCCTGTCCCAGTGGTGTCTCCATCCCagccatgtccctgtccccgccgtgtccccgtcccagcagtgtccccatccccaccgtgtccccatccccactgtgtccctgcccgtgtCTCTGTCCCcaccgtgtccctgtccccgcaggTCCCTTCAGGTTCGCGGACTCGTACGGCGCCCGGCAGCTCGTGGACAAACTGCGCAAGTACGAGGCCGTGTACGGCAGCCAGTTCACACcgtgccagctcctgctggacCACGCCAACAGCCCCAGCAAGAAATTCCACCAGTGAGGCGGCCTGGTGACACCCCgacagctcctccagcctccctgcagcaccccattCTCCTTAGGTTAATCTCCAAAGCCCCCggggaaggaagagaagaaggaaggaggggGGCAGCAGGTTGCCTCATGGCTTGTAGTCATTTCAAGTGCCTTACCAGCCACTGTGTGTCGGGTACGTCCGTCCCgtgccagcctgggcctgggggctccgTGCTGGGGGAGGGAATTCCTGCTGCCTTTGCCTCCAGAGCTGTGGCCTCCAGAGCTCCCAGTCTGGCCAGTAGCATCCAGCTTGTGGCTGGAGCCGAGGCCTTGCCTTTCCATCAAACATCCACCAAAATAAAGCCCCATCTCCTGGGTTTGGActcctgcttctcctcccaTCTCCCTGGGGGAACAGCTGGAGTGGGGATTGACTGGTCCAGGCAGTGCCCTGGGGTCCTGTCTGTGGTGGGTCTCATGGAGGGGCACGATGGCAGCAGTGCAGGACACAGCAGTGTCACCTCTGCCATCACTCGGGGATTGTGAGGATCCTCTGCCATCACTTCAAGGGTTGTGAGGAGCCTCTGCCATCACCCAGGAGCTCTGAGGAGCCTCTGCCATCACTCAGGGATTGTGAGGAGCCTCTGCCATCACTCAGGGGCTCTGAGGAGCCTCTGCCATCACTCAGGGATTGTGAGGAGCCTCTGCCATCACTCGGGCTCTGAGGAACCTCTGCCATCACTCTGAGGAGCCTCTGCCATCACCCAGGGGTTGTGAGGAGCCTCTGCCATCACTCAGGGGCTCTGAGGAGCCTCTGCCATCACTCGGGGGTTGTGAGGAGCCTCTGCCATCACTCAGGAGCTCTGAGGAACCTCTGCCATCACTCAGGAGCTCTGAGGAACCTCTGCCATCACTCAGGGGCTCTGAGGAGCCTCTGCCATCACTCAGGGATTGTGAGGAGCCTCTGCCATCACTCAGGGGCTCTGAGGAGCCTCTGCCATCACTCAGGGATTGTGAGGAGCCTCTGCCATCACTCAGGGGCTCTGAGGAGCCTCAGCTCTCTCTGCCACGGGGTGATCCTGGCAGGTGATCCTGGCAGATGGACCTGCCTGTAATTGCAGATCGAGCAGGCAAAGGCCAGAAGGGCCCCCCCCGTGGGGAGAGATCAAGTTAAACTAAAAGGCTTTAAATCTCCGGGCACCTGTCACTGGCCTGTTCCCACCTTCCCTGGCTTCCTTTCCAGCTTCCAGCCATTTTCCTGCTCCCTGGCAGGCCTTGGGCCAtggctgagccctgctgctCTTCACATCACCTCTCCCTGTCTTTCAAAGACCAAAATTGGGCCGAGTGCTGAGTGCTGGGAGAGGCACGGGGCTGGTAATGCCTTCCCGAGGGATGGGAAGGGTCTGCAAGGTGTGGAGAGACCCCTCAGAGCATCAatcctcccccttcccctctcctccagcaAACGCCTTCTCTGGGGGCTCGTTACTCTCCCGTACATTTATTATGCTAATCCACAAGGATTAAGTTAAACCAGTCGACGCAAAATCCAGTGTTTTCCAGCCCGTTGGGGCCAAAATTACTGTCCAGTGTTAAAAGGGGGATGGGGGAAGGGCTGGGCAATGGGGGGGGAGAACCTGCAGCATCGGAGAGGGACGGGAGCGGGGCCCCCAGAGCCGTGCCCCAGCTGACTTTGGGGGCCCCCGGCGTGGCACTAGATCTTGGGGCGCCAGCCCTTGATGAACTGCATGATCTTCTTCACCTGGAGCTTGGTGAGGCGGAAGTCGTCGGCCAGGATCTCCTCGCTGAGCTGCACGAAGATGCTGCCGTCGATCCTCTCGCGGGCGAAGAAGCTGACGACGTCCTCGGAGAGGCCGATGAAGCGCAGGCACTTGGACACCTCCTCCAGCGACAGCGCCGACAGGTCTGCGGGGGGCAGCCAGGCCGCCCCGTCGGCCCGAGCCGCCGGCGGCACCTCCATCACCCCCTGCGCCAGGTACCGGCGGGCGATGCCCTCGGCCCCGCGcagcgcggcgggcggcggcggcaccgcgCCCCGGAGGGCGAGGCCGTCCCCGTCCGAGCCCTTGGGGGGCCGAGGGGGAGCCGCCGGCTCCTCGGCGGGGGCGAAGGGCTccggcgaggaggaggaggaggagggagcggCCGGGGCCGAAGGCGCTTTGGACCACTCGGGACTGTCCGGCCACTCCGCGGGGCCGGCGAAGGGGTTGAGCGCTCCGAAGGGGGCGAAGCGCTTTTGGGGGTGCGGGGGCTTGAGGCGGGGGCAGCTGCGGAAGGGTTTCAGCGGGGGCTCGGCTCCCAGCGGCGGCGTGGAGCAGCCGGCGCCCGGCTCGGGCAGCGCCCAGGGGTCGGACCAGGAGCCGGGCGCGGGctgggccgggggcggcggccgccCGGGGGGCTCGGCGGCCTTGCAGTCGGCCCAGGTGCAGGGGTAGCAGTACAGCGAGTAGGCGTCCGGAGAGGGCGAGGCGCTGCCGCTCCGCGGGGCCGCCCTGCCGGGGCCAGGGCGGCGTCACCATCACCCCGGCGCGGGGTGCCCGGGCTCCGGGTACCACCCAGCCACCCACCACCCACCCCGGTGCTCCCGGAGCCACTCACCCGTCGTGGAGCCCCGAGGAGTAGTAGgagaggctggggctgggcgaAGGCGCTGGCGCCAGCTTCGGGCAgcgcagcggggccggggggctgcagggggccGGGGGGCGGCTGCCCCGGGGCGGCACCGGGGGCGCGTTCAGCAGCCGGCACTCCTCCTTCACCTGGAACGGGCAGAGCCGTCAGGGCCCCAGCGGGAACCGGGGATCCCCGCGGCTGGAGGGGGTGACGGGGGCCCGGGGACAGCCGGTCCTGCCCAGCCACCGGCTGCAACGGGGACACTCGGGGCCCTCCTACCCCGTGAGGCGAGGAGACCAAAATATTGGGGTATACGCCGTGGTGAAGGGGAGCCTGGAATTGTGTGCAGGGAAGCCCAGAGGATCGGGATACCCCGCGGTTCCGGGCAGCCCGAGAGCTTCAGGGAGCGGATGGTGCAGAGAGCCCTGGGCAGCCGCGGGCACCGCGGTTCGGGGGTGTCCCTGAGGCTGCGGtgctgggcagccctggggaacCGAGCTCCGAAGGTTTGGGTGAccgagcagagctggggagggaccCCAGGGGACACGGAGGGGGTCGGGCTGCCCTGCCGCGGGGCTGGCCTTGCCCCGGAGCGGCGGCCGGGACCGCGGCCGTGCCTTTCCCCGTCCCTGGGGACGGCAGCGGGCTCTTACCGCCTCCGATTTGGGTGGCACGGGGGGCGGGCTGTCCCCGCGGGGCTCGTCCCCGGGCCGCTGCGGGCAGCCCAGCGGGGCGACAGCCCCGAAGGACACCAGGTCGGGCCGGCCGGCGCTGCCGCCCAGCTCGCAGCAGCCCTCCGGGCCGGGATTGCTCCACAGCTCCTCGTAGGGGATCTCCAGCGGCTCCTGAGTCCTGAACTCGGGCTCGGCCCAGTCGGGCGTCATGTACTCCCGCTCGGGGTCGGGGAAGTCGGgcagcggcgggcgcggggTGCCCGTGCCGAGGCCCCGCGGGCCGTGGCAGCGGGCGGGGggctcccggggacccccggAGCCGCAGGCACAGAGCGAGAGGCGCCGCAGGGGCTGGCTGAGCTCCTCGCGGGCGCAGGCGGGCAGGCAGAGCCGCAGGCGCCGCGGGCTCGCGCATTCCTCCAGCAAGTCCGGCTTGGCCTCTCGCACGGCCCGCGAGTACTCGTCGGGGTTGAAGCGGTCGTGGCAGAACGCGGCGCTGTCCCgcagcagcttctccagctGCGGGTCCCCGGCCAGCAGCCCCTCGGGCAGCTGGAAGCGGGGCATGTCGGCGAGCAGCAAGAAGTGGAAGGGCACCAGCTCCTCGCGGCGCAGGATGCAGCACAGCACCACCGTCTTGGAGATGATGCTGACCAGCTTGTAGCAGTGGCCCTCGCGGATGGCGTGCAGGTCGTAGGGGTTGCGGGCGGGCCGGCTGGGCACGGCCACGTTGACGGGCAGCCGCACCTTCTCGATGATGCTGCGGATGGTGTGCTCGCCCTCCTGCAGGCGCAGCTCCAGCGGGCTGCGGGTGCTGAAGCGGCCCTTGCACTGGAAGGGCAGGCTCAGGCTCTCGTTGGTGCGGTGGTTCATGCAGATCAGGCACGGCATCTTGCCCTTCACCtgccgcgcccccgccgccggcgcTGCCTTGCCCAGCTTGCGCAGCAGGGAGTTGAGCCGCGACTTCTCCTTCACCGTCTTGGCGCACAGGATCTCCGCTTGCCCCATCAGCGTCAGCTCGTCCCCCGCGTTCAGCGTGAAGTTGTAAACCTCGCTGTCCTCGCTGAACTCCCCCGACACCACCTGCCCGCGACAGCCCCAGCGTGGCGcccgctgccctgccctgggccccgccagcccagcgctgcccctgATGTCCCACcaccatccctgatgtcccaccaccatccctgatgtcccatCCTCATTCCTGATGTCCCACcaccatccctgatgtcccacCACCACCCTCTGATGTCCCACcaccatccctgatgtcccaccaccatccctgatgtcccacCACCACCCTCTGATGTCCCACcaccatccctgatgtcccaccaccatccctgatgtcccacCACCACCCCCTGATGTCCCACCAGTATCCCCTGATGTCCCACCTGCACCCCTGATGTCCCATCTCATCCCTGATGTCCCACcaccatccctgatgtcccacCACCATCCCCTGATGTCCCACCACCACCCTCTGATGTCCCATGACCACCGCAATGTCCCACCTGCACCCCTGAtgtcccatcctcatccctgaCATCCCACCACCATCCTGAAATTTCATCACCACCCCTGGTGTCCCACCACCATCCCCGATGCTCCACCACCACTCCCTGCTGTCCCACCGTCCTCTCCTGATGTCCCATCACCATCCCTGACATCCCACCACTCCTGTCCCACCATCCTCTCCTGATGTCCCATCACCGTCCCCTGCTTTCCCACGCTCCCCCTTCATTCCCACACCCTGCAGTGGTGTCCCACCAACACCCAGATATCCCACCATGGTGTCCTACCAACACCCAGATATCCCACCACGGTGTCCTACCAACACCCCAGGTATCCCACCATGGTGTCCCACCGACACCCAGATATCCCACCATGGTGTCCAACCAACACCCAGATATCCCACCACGGTGTCCTACCAACACCCAGATATCCCACCATGGTGTCCAACCAACACCCAGATATCCCACCACGGTGTCCCACCAACACCCAGATATCCCACCATGGTGTCCTACCAACACCCAGATATCCCACCACGGTGTCCTACCAACACCCCAGGTATCCCACCATGGTGTCCCACCGACACCCCAGGTATCCCACCATGGTGTCCCACCGACACCCAGATATCCCAACACGGTGTCCAACCAACACCCAGATATCCCACCAGGGTGTCCCACCGACACCCCAGATATCCCACCACGGTGTCCCACCGACACCCAGATATCCCAACACGGTGTCCAACCAACACCCAGATATCCCACCAGGGTGTCCCACCGACACCCCAGATATCCCACCACGGTGTCCCACCGACACCCAGATATCCCACCAGGGTGTCCCACCAACACCCCAGATATCCCACCACAGTGTCCCACGCCCAACCTCTGCTGTCCCACCACCCCCacggtccctgtcccctcacccccctccccagcactgtccctgctgtcccctgtcccccccggCACCGCTCCcgccggtgtccccggtgtccccgctgccccgggaccTTGACGCTGAAGGTGATGGCCTCCATGACGAAGATGCGGTCTGGGAAGGTGCTGGCCACCTCCTCCACGCTGTTGAAGAACTGCACGGGCTCGCGCAGGTCccgctcctgctccagcagcttgAACTTCCCTGCGGGGACCCCGAGCCCACCGAGGTGAGAGGGACCCGGCCCTCGCAGGGACCTGTGTCACCCCCGGGGCCACCACAGCCATCCATGGGGACAGCCACCCACCCCTGCTGTCACCCCATGGGCCACCACAGCCCGTCACAGGGCCACCACAGCCTTCCATGGGAACAGCCACCCACCCCTGCTGTCACCCCCGGGGCCACCACAGCCACCCATGGGTTCAGCCACCCCTGCTGTCACCCCCGGGGCCACCACAGCCACCCATGGGTTCAGCCACCCCTGCTGTCACCCCCGGGGCCACCACAGCCACCCATGGGTTCAG encodes:
- the GAREM2 gene encoding GRB2-associated and regulator of MAPK protein 2; its protein translation is MEKLAAGLARLRWSPAALPLDAIVSQCRLPTLVCLGQGERVEGVTAQDVLLVHSCRQWTTVTAHSLEEGHYVIGPKIDIPLQYPGKFKLLEQERDLREPVQFFNSVEEVASTFPDRIFVMEAITFSVKVVSGEFSEDSEVYNFTLNAGDELTLMGQAEILCAKTVKEKSRLNSLLRKLGKAAPAAGARQVKGKMPCLICMNHRTNESLSLPFQCKGRFSTRSPLELRLQEGEHTIRSIIEKVRLPVNVAVPSRPARNPYDLHAIREGHCYKLVSIISKTVVLCCILRREELVPFHFLLLADMPRFQLPEGLLAGDPQLEKLLRDSAAFCHDRFNPDEYSRAVREAKPDLLEECASPRRLRLCLPACAREELSQPLRRLSLCACGSGGPREPPARCHGPRGLGTGTPRPPLPDFPDPEREYMTPDWAEPEFRTQEPLEIPYEELWSNPGPEGCCELGGSAGRPDLVSFGAVAPLGCPQRPGDEPRGDSPPPVPPKSEAVKEECRLLNAPPVPPRGSRPPAPCSPPAPLRCPKLAPAPSPSPSLSYYSSGLHDGAAPRSGSASPSPDAYSLYCYPCTWADCKAAEPPGRPPPPAQPAPGSWSDPWALPEPGAGCSTPPLGAEPPLKPFRSCPRLKPPHPQKRFAPFGALNPFAGPAEWPDSPEWSKAPSAPAAPSSSSSSPEPFAPAEEPAAPPRPPKGSDGDGLALRGAVPPPPAALRGAEGIARRYLAQGVMEVPPAARADGAAWLPPADLSALSLEEVSKCLRFIGLSEDVVSFFARERIDGSIFVQLSEEILADDFRLTKLQVKKIMQFIKGWRPKI